A section of the Candidatus Moraniibacteriota bacterium genome encodes:
- a CDS encoding DUF2238 domain-containing protein yields MEIIKNRFLSGLLAVYAVLFLVLAVAPVDRMTWFAENLTVWIILAVILGLYWSGVQFSRMAYALMFVLIYLHTIGGHWTFALVPFDWVTNFFGFERNHYDRMAHFSVGFYAFAVAEWLYAKRLVANRLLLFTYPVFLIATVAMSYEIIEWWYAAGADPAAGLAYLGSQGDIWDAQKDMLADTLGAVVATGLFFLVRRSKFETKPSDTA; encoded by the coding sequence ATGGAAATTATCAAAAATAGATTTCTCTCCGGGTTACTCGCGGTTTACGCGGTTTTATTCCTGGTGCTCGCGGTCGCTCCGGTGGATCGCATGACGTGGTTCGCCGAAAATCTGACGGTGTGGATCATCTTGGCCGTCATCCTCGGGCTGTACTGGAGCGGCGTGCAATTTTCACGGATGGCCTACGCACTCATGTTCGTCCTCATCTATCTGCACACCATCGGTGGGCACTGGACGTTCGCGCTGGTTCCCTTTGATTGGGTGACGAATTTCTTCGGATTCGAACGCAATCACTACGATCGTATGGCACATTTCTCAGTCGGCTTCTATGCTTTTGCGGTGGCCGAATGGTTGTATGCGAAACGGCTGGTCGCGAATCGTCTGCTCCTCTTCACCTATCCGGTCTTTCTCATCGCGACGGTTGCGATGAGCTATGAGATCATCGAGTGGTGGTATGCGGCGGGAGCTGATCCGGCCGCGGGCCTCGCATATCTGGGGAGTCAGGGTGATATCTGGGACGCACAGAAAGACATGCTCGCCGATACGCTCGGTGCTGTTGTTGCTACGGGACTGTTTTTTCTCGTCCGGCGATCAAAGTTTGAAACAAAACCATCAGACACGGCCTGA
- a CDS encoding tryptophan-rich sensory protein, giving the protein MGAEGEWYANLIKPTWAPPEWLFGPVWTVLYIIIAVSFVAVCIRFWQGRIGLGLLIPFLLNLGFNLAFSPIQFGLRNNWLAAADILLVWGTLVWALSRISPIMPWVAYVNIPYFLWVSFALVLQFTITWLNR; this is encoded by the coding sequence ATGGGAGCCGAAGGAGAGTGGTATGCCAATCTAATCAAGCCGACTTGGGCGCCGCCCGAGTGGTTGTTCGGTCCGGTTTGGACGGTCCTTTACATCATCATTGCGGTTAGTTTCGTGGCGGTCTGCATCCGATTTTGGCAAGGCCGAATCGGTCTCGGACTGCTCATCCCATTCCTCTTGAATCTCGGGTTCAATCTGGCTTTCTCACCAATCCAATTCGGTCTCCGGAATAACTGGCTCGCTGCGGCGGATATCCTCCTCGTCTGGGGGACGCTCGTCTGGGCTCTGTCACGGATCAGTCCGATCATGCCCTGGGTCGCGTATGTGAATATCCCGTATTTCCTCTGGGTTTCGTTCGCGTTGGTCTTGCAGTTCACGATCACCTGGCTGAATCGATAG
- a CDS encoding DUF167 domain-containing protein, whose translation MHLFVTVKTRARAEHVEPIDATHFSVSVKAAPVEGKANMAVARALAQHLGVAVSALTLRSGATGKRKVFDCQSK comes from the coding sequence ATGCACCTCTTCGTCACCGTCAAAACCCGTGCCCGGGCCGAGCATGTCGAGCCGATCGATGCGACACACTTCAGCGTGTCGGTGAAGGCTGCACCGGTCGAAGGGAAAGCGAATATGGCGGTCGCCCGAGCACTGGCCCAGCATCTCGGGGTGGCCGTGAGCGCGCTCACGCTTCGCTCGGGTGCTACGGGAAAGCGGAAAGTCTTTGATTGCCAGAGCAAATGA
- a CDS encoding DUF1801 domain-containing protein — translation MKKKKITDVEGYISAAPDWARPTLHELRRVIRTTAPRAAESISYGVPYYALDGRLAYFSVHRAHCSFHWISNEDKRELTDALARARVVGNTLRMLRGENVPVTLVRAVVRAHAKRNHAASGRENKNRSG, via the coding sequence ATGAAGAAGAAAAAAATTACCGATGTCGAAGGATATATATCGGCGGCACCGGATTGGGCGCGTCCGACGCTCCATGAGTTGCGACGAGTGATCCGGACGACAGCTCCGCGGGCAGCCGAGTCGATCAGCTATGGTGTGCCGTATTACGCGCTCGATGGCCGTCTCGCGTATTTCTCAGTACATCGGGCACACTGCAGCTTTCACTGGATCAGTAACGAGGACAAACGTGAACTGACGGACGCACTTGCCCGAGCACGGGTGGTTGGAAATACGCTCCGTATGTTGCGTGGGGAGAATGTGCCCGTAACGCTCGTCCGGGCAGTCGTCAGGGCACATGCGAAACGGAATCACGCGGCATCGGGACGAGAGAACAAGAATCGATCTGGCTGA
- a CDS encoding DUF1294 domain-containing protein — translation MLSPDTFLLGLFLAVNLIAFFIMGWDKWRSRQTGAERIPEGLLFFMAIAFGSLGVFAGMFAFRHKTQTWYFLLGVPLAIIQNIVTLYALSDFLPALP, via the coding sequence ATGCTTTCTCCTGATACATTTCTCCTCGGACTCTTTCTCGCGGTGAATCTCATTGCTTTCTTCATCATGGGTTGGGACAAGTGGCGATCTCGACAGACCGGGGCGGAGCGAATCCCAGAAGGACTGCTTTTTTTCATGGCCATCGCGTTTGGGAGCTTGGGAGTCTTCGCAGGCATGTTCGCTTTCCGGCACAAGACGCAGACCTGGTATTTCCTCCTCGGTGTCCCGCTCGCCATCATCCAAAATATCGTCACGCTATATGCGCTGTCGGACTTCTTACCGGCGCTTCCCTGA
- a CDS encoding winged helix-turn-helix transcriptional regulator has protein sequence MKNYRQLERHMKGVANHRRLEVSFLLEKSPELSVSEIAEALEVNFKTISEHVRRLALAGIVMKRNDGNAVRHALTPLGKSILKFLRILE, from the coding sequence ATGAAAAACTATCGCCAACTCGAACGCCATATGAAGGGGGTGGCCAACCATCGTCGGCTCGAGGTCTCCTTCCTCTTGGAGAAGTCACCGGAACTTTCGGTCAGCGAGATAGCCGAAGCACTCGAGGTCAACTTCAAGACTATCTCCGAGCACGTCCGGCGCTTGGCTTTGGCGGGTATCGTCATGAAGCGCAATGATGGGAACGCTGTCCGCCACGCCCTCACACCGCTTGGGAAATCTATTCTCAAATTCTTGAGAATATTGGAATAG
- a CDS encoding epoxyqueuosine reductase QueH: MMTRQRLLLHCCCAPCGIAVIDELRFAYMLTVFFYNPNIDTEDEYLRRKREVVRVCEEWQVPMIDGDYEPGVWAEAVRGRETESEGGLRCQACIGLRLQRTAEEARARKMEQFGTTLTMGRRKKASLIFPLAEAIGASTGVAFLAEDWKKHGREERARAMIAQRGIYRQTYCGCQYSRDRQLDLD, encoded by the coding sequence ATGATGACCCGACAACGACTCCTCCTCCATTGCTGCTGTGCGCCCTGCGGCATCGCGGTCATCGATGAGCTGCGCTTTGCGTACATGCTCACGGTTTTTTTCTATAATCCCAACATCGACACCGAGGACGAATACCTACGGCGTAAACGCGAAGTCGTCCGCGTCTGTGAGGAGTGGCAGGTGCCGATGATCGACGGGGACTATGAGCCGGGGGTGTGGGCCGAGGCGGTCCGGGGGCGCGAAACTGAATCCGAAGGAGGATTGCGTTGCCAGGCGTGCATCGGGCTTCGGCTGCAGCGGACTGCCGAGGAGGCCAGAGCGCGCAAGATGGAGCAGTTCGGGACGACACTCACCATGGGCCGTCGTAAAAAGGCGAGCCTCATTTTTCCGCTCGCCGAAGCCATCGGAGCATCAACGGGCGTGGCATTCCTCGCCGAGGACTGGAAAAAGCATGGTCGTGAAGAACGGGCGAGAGCGATGATCGCTCAGCGTGGTATCTATCGCCAGACATATTGTGGTTGTCAGTACTCGCGGGATCGTCAGCTCGATTTGGATTAG
- a CDS encoding cupin domain-containing protein, which yields MKKGFKGNLEELTLANTNFRQVLYTAKDCQLVLMSLLPGEEIGLETHTEGDQFFRFEEGTGKVIVDETEYEVGDGDAVIIPMGARHNVINTSDTDPLRLYTIYAPPHHQEAIIRATKAEAESDAPEFDGVTTE from the coding sequence ATGAAAAAAGGATTCAAGGGCAATCTGGAAGAGCTCACGCTCGCGAATACGAATTTTCGGCAGGTGCTCTATACCGCCAAGGATTGTCAGCTGGTGCTGATGTCGCTCCTCCCGGGTGAGGAAATCGGCTTGGAGACGCATACGGAAGGGGATCAGTTCTTCCGTTTCGAAGAGGGGACCGGCAAGGTCATCGTGGACGAGACTGAGTACGAGGTGGGCGATGGCGATGCAGTCATCATCCCCATGGGCGCGCGGCACAACGTCATCAATACATCCGATACCGACCCGCTCCGACTCTACACCATCTATGCCCCGCCGCATCATCAGGAGGCAATAATCCGCGCGACCAAGGCCGAAGCTGAGTCCGATGCACCTGAGTTTGACGGTGTGACGACCGAATAG
- a CDS encoding metal-dependent hydrolase, with protein MASFRAHISLGIASGILGAMGLISLAFSDELGFISIVFVVAVLGSIMPDMDSDSGVPFHVTFGSFSLVAAALVCLSLYHETPLVWERLLLWTVGTFAFIYLVVGYFFKRFTRHRGMAHSLPAAFLAGLVTFFLAVHFSFADMEAFVLAVAMIAGYIGHLILDELYAAVNFHGTPFVPNKALGSALKFTSDNRLVTLTVYGAILFLSAGQVGRFANLAEKFWRTIV; from the coding sequence ATGGCCAGTTTCCGCGCTCATATCTCACTCGGTATCGCCTCCGGAATCTTGGGAGCGATGGGACTGATTTCACTCGCCTTTTCGGATGAACTCGGTTTCATCTCGATTGTCTTCGTCGTGGCAGTGCTCGGCTCGATCATGCCGGATATGGACAGTGACTCGGGCGTGCCCTTTCATGTGACGTTCGGATCGTTCTCACTCGTCGCGGCGGCGCTTGTCTGCCTCTCGCTCTATCATGAGACGCCCCTCGTCTGGGAACGGTTACTGCTCTGGACGGTGGGTACCTTTGCCTTCATCTATCTGGTCGTCGGATATTTCTTCAAACGTTTCACGCGGCATCGGGGGATGGCCCATTCGCTCCCGGCGGCTTTCTTGGCCGGGCTGGTTACGTTCTTTCTCGCGGTGCATTTCTCATTCGCAGACATGGAGGCATTCGTCTTGGCTGTGGCGATGATCGCGGGATATATCGGCCACCTCATCCTCGACGAACTGTATGCGGCGGTGAATTTTCACGGTACACCATTCGTCCCGAACAAGGCGCTTGGGAGCGCGCTGAAATTCACCTCGGACAATCGACTTGTCACCCTGACTGTCTATGGCGCGATCCTTTTTCTCTCAGCGGGCCAGGTCGGCCGTTTCGCCAATCTCGCCGAAAAATTCTGGCGGACAATCGTCTGA
- a CDS encoding DUF4395 domain-containing protein, with protein MAYGKIIPELMIDGVPAPYGVVNEREVRAAAGIMFALGFFALLSVYFEKNITLAFWVVLTYWVDFLLKVGLGPEWSLYGRLGALLVRNQRPEYVGAVQKRFAWGIGLVMSSAVLFLIGKQLYFVAACNSSTLSGTSPCLIPMILCSLCLVFMWLETALGFCVGCTIYTWLVRKGFIKPTQYAPACPGGVCAVKR; from the coding sequence ATGGCCTACGGAAAGATCATTCCGGAATTGATGATCGATGGCGTTCCAGCACCCTATGGCGTGGTGAATGAACGCGAAGTCCGAGCGGCGGCGGGTATCATGTTTGCACTCGGCTTTTTTGCCCTGCTTTCGGTGTACTTCGAGAAGAATATCACGCTGGCCTTCTGGGTCGTGCTCACTTATTGGGTGGATTTCCTCTTGAAGGTTGGTCTCGGACCGGAGTGGTCCCTCTATGGTCGGCTCGGGGCGCTCCTCGTTCGGAATCAGCGGCCGGAGTATGTCGGTGCGGTCCAGAAACGTTTCGCCTGGGGCATCGGTCTCGTCATGTCGAGCGCAGTACTCTTTTTGATTGGGAAGCAGCTGTATTTCGTGGCGGCGTGCAATTCCTCGACACTCAGCGGGACATCACCATGCCTGATCCCGATGATACTTTGTAGTCTCTGCCTCGTCTTCATGTGGCTGGAGACAGCGCTCGGATTTTGTGTCGGTTGTACCATCTATACCTGGCTCGTTCGGAAAGGTTTCATCAAGCCGACTCAGTACGCGCCGGCCTGTCCGGGTGGTGTCTGTGCGGTGAAGCGATAA
- a CDS encoding SRPBCC domain-containing protein has product MSEAKFTKDLGHATLVVERVFDAPVASVWDAHTKSEWLEQWWAPKPWKAVTVEMDFREGGRWFYYMLGPDGERHYCIQAYDGIVAGQSTVGDDYFCDEQGVKKTDMPVSRWKTELFAEGTGTKLVSTVTYATQAELETVLAMGMEAGYAMGLSQLEALLKQA; this is encoded by the coding sequence GGAGCGTGTGTTCGACGCGCCGGTCGCGAGCGTGTGGGACGCCCATACGAAGAGCGAATGGCTCGAACAGTGGTGGGCGCCGAAGCCCTGGAAGGCGGTGACGGTCGAGATGGATTTCCGCGAGGGCGGACGCTGGTTCTACTATATGCTGGGGCCAGACGGCGAGCGGCACTACTGCATCCAGGCATATGACGGAATCGTGGCGGGCCAGAGCACCGTCGGCGATGACTATTTCTGTGACGAACAGGGTGTGAAGAAAACCGACATGCCCGTCTCGCGCTGGAAGACGGAACTCTTTGCCGAAGGGACTGGTACCAAACTCGTCTCGACGGTGACGTACGCGACTCAGGCTGAGCTCGAGACGGTCCTCGCGATGGGGATGGAAGCTGGATACGCGATGGGGCTGAGTCAGCTCGAGGCGCTCCTCAAACAGGCATAA
- a CDS encoding SDR family oxidoreductase: MNTGLSGKVAVVTGAGQGIGRGIALALAEEGMKVVVADLNGEAASAVATEIGAAHGEAISVAIDVAVATDVEGLFARTKDAFGSVHVLVNNAGIYPFVAFENMSEADWIRVMDINMKGVFLCSKAAARMMGEGGRIVSVSSIASFVGFEGLVHYCASKGGVNGFTRALALELAKKRITVNAVAPGAIATPGASGAQSDEALQQMIALIPLSRQGVSADIAGAVTYLASDQASYVTGQVIVVDGGWTLR, encoded by the coding sequence ATGAATACAGGACTCTCGGGGAAGGTCGCAGTAGTGACTGGGGCAGGCCAGGGGATCGGGCGAGGGATCGCGCTCGCATTGGCCGAAGAAGGAATGAAAGTGGTCGTGGCCGACTTGAATGGTGAAGCGGCATCGGCCGTCGCGACAGAGATCGGCGCGGCACACGGAGAAGCGATCTCTGTTGCTATCGATGTGGCTGTGGCGACGGACGTGGAGGGGCTCTTTGCTCGAACGAAGGATGCGTTTGGAAGTGTGCATGTTCTGGTGAATAACGCTGGTATTTACCCCTTTGTCGCTTTTGAAAACATGAGCGAAGCAGATTGGATCAGAGTCATGGATATCAATATGAAGGGGGTCTTTCTCTGTTCCAAAGCAGCCGCTCGCATGATGGGAGAAGGTGGCCGTATTGTGAGCGTTTCTTCCATTGCATCATTTGTCGGATTCGAGGGACTTGTTCATTACTGCGCTTCGAAGGGAGGAGTGAATGGGTTCACTCGCGCGCTCGCACTCGAGCTCGCGAAGAAGCGGATTACGGTCAATGCCGTGGCACCCGGAGCCATCGCGACACCTGGGGCGAGTGGTGCTCAGTCGGATGAAGCATTGCAGCAGATGATCGCACTAATTCCACTCTCCCGTCAGGGTGTCTCGGCAGATATCGCCGGCGCGGTGACGTATCTCGCTTCTGATCAGGCGAGTTATGTCACGGGTCAGGTCATCGTCGTCGATGGCGGTTGGACACTGCGCTGA
- a CDS encoding YdeI/OmpD-associated family protein, with translation MSESKDKTGPLHRMPQDLRAFLAAHPSVATLWDTLTPLARNEWICYVTIVKKAETRVDHLRRLGEDLSRGERRPCCWPGCPHRRPSAAKWFAPRPKKG, from the coding sequence ATGTCAGAATCAAAAGACAAAACCGGACCACTGCATCGGATGCCACAGGATCTGCGGGCGTTCCTCGCGGCGCACCCGAGCGTCGCCACACTCTGGGACACGCTCACTCCGCTCGCGCGCAACGAATGGATCTGCTATGTGACGATTGTGAAGAAAGCCGAGACGAGAGTCGATCACCTGCGTCGACTCGGCGAGGACCTCAGTCGTGGAGAGCGTCGGCCCTGCTGCTGGCCCGGCTGCCCGCATCGCCGCCCGAGCGCCGCGAAGTGGTTCGCCCCGCGTCCGAAGAAGGGTTGA
- a CDS encoding quinone-dependent dihydroorotate dehydrogenase, which yields MNKLISNISGWKYRHLVKPILFRYPPDDIHELFLSVGKQLGRFRPIRWLFAAMWRYDDPMLEQTVAGLRYRNPIGLSAGFDYRADLVDVLPSLGFGFHSIGTLTLEPYAGNPPPMMQRLPKSRSLLVNKGFKNEGVAATLVKLHRAAPLGAIRGVSIGSTNKVYADFAAMVEDVVLGFQTAERCPLFDYYELNISCPNLRNLENLKEQLASPTGLAKLLTRLQTLELRRPVFIKLPLEQSEDEMRSLLEAARPFTFIKGLIFSNLAKDRLNPAFHPEEIAQAGPGNFSGKPTQARSNALLRYAYRHYHDRFVLIGVGGVFSAEDAYMKILYGASLVQLITGMIYMGPQEIGVINAGIVALLKRDGYASVSEAIGTRA from the coding sequence ATGAACAAACTCATTTCAAATATTTCCGGGTGGAAGTATCGGCATTTGGTGAAGCCGATCCTCTTCCGCTATCCGCCGGACGATATCCATGAGCTCTTCCTCTCGGTCGGCAAACAGCTCGGGCGCTTTCGTCCCATACGTTGGCTGTTTGCAGCGATGTGGCGTTATGATGACCCGATGCTCGAGCAGACAGTGGCGGGGCTGCGCTATCGGAATCCGATCGGGCTGTCGGCGGGCTTCGATTACCGGGCGGACTTAGTCGATGTGCTCCCGAGTCTGGGCTTCGGTTTTCACTCGATCGGGACGCTCACGCTGGAGCCGTACGCTGGCAATCCGCCACCGATGATGCAGCGTCTGCCGAAATCACGCTCGCTCCTTGTGAATAAGGGATTCAAGAACGAAGGGGTAGCAGCGACGCTCGTGAAGCTCCACCGTGCCGCGCCGCTCGGGGCCATCCGGGGGGTGAGTATCGGCTCGACAAACAAAGTGTACGCGGATTTTGCGGCGATGGTCGAGGATGTCGTCCTGGGCTTCCAGACGGCCGAACGTTGTCCGCTCTTCGATTACTATGAGCTGAATATCAGTTGCCCGAACCTTCGCAATCTGGAGAACCTGAAAGAGCAGCTCGCATCACCGACGGGATTGGCGAAGTTGCTCACGCGGCTGCAGACTCTTGAGTTGCGCCGTCCAGTCTTTATCAAACTACCGCTCGAGCAAAGCGAAGACGAGATGCGCTCGCTCCTCGAGGCCGCCCGACCGTTCACTTTCATCAAGGGACTCATCTTTTCCAATCTCGCCAAGGATCGACTGAATCCCGCCTTCCATCCCGAGGAAATCGCCCAGGCCGGACCCGGGAACTTCAGTGGCAAGCCGACCCAGGCCCGGTCAAACGCGCTTCTCAGGTATGCGTATCGCCACTATCACGACCGTTTTGTCTTGATCGGCGTGGGTGGTGTCTTCTCGGCTGAAGACGCGTATATGAAGATCCTGTATGGTGCCTCACTCGTGCAGCTCATCACGGGGATGATCTATATGGGGCCGCAGGAAATCGGCGTGATCAATGCCGGAATTGTCGCATTGCTCAAGCGTGATGGGTACGCATCCGTCAGCGAGGCGATCGGCACACGCGCCTGA
- a CDS encoding GIY-YIG nuclease family protein, producing MYHLYILRCADDTYYTGITTDLVRRVREHNTSRLGAKYTRGRCPVTLVYTRHFRTRSNAAREEARIKRLSRSAKLSLIES from the coding sequence ATGTATCATCTGTATATTCTCCGCTGTGCGGACGACACATATTATACGGGGATCACGACGGACCTGGTGCGGCGGGTGCGTGAGCACAATACTTCCCGGCTCGGGGCGAAGTACACGCGGGGTCGGTGTCCAGTCACGCTCGTCTATACTCGACATTTCCGTACTCGCTCGAACGCCGCACGCGAAGAAGCTCGGATCAAGCGGCTCTCACGTTCTGCAAAGCTTTCACTCATTGAATCCTAA
- a CDS encoding Gmad2 immunoglobulin-like domain-containing protein, translated as MQQHITRFIIGLGVAFGLMFLLLAVASALRSGFTHSGNIIPRGPTPPGERMCTMEARLCPDGSTVGRSGPNCEFASCPTGVNQTVFDFDSCVARGNPVMESFPRQCSMNGRTYIEELVTPSDGTDNPRISEPHANSIVTSPLTVRGQAPGSWFFEGSFPVQLLGVDGKILASGLATAEGDWMTTSPVPFMATLSFPSPQSGSGTLVLERDNPSGLPEMATSVSVPIRFESKN; from the coding sequence ATGCAACAGCACATCACTCGTTTCATCATCGGTCTCGGCGTCGCGTTCGGTCTGATGTTTCTGCTCCTCGCCGTGGCCAGCGCACTCCGTTCTGGTTTTACACATAGTGGTAATATCATCCCACGCGGTCCTACGCCGCCAGGGGAGCGGATGTGCACCATGGAAGCAAGGCTCTGTCCGGACGGATCGACGGTCGGGCGATCGGGGCCGAACTGCGAATTTGCGTCCTGCCCGACCGGTGTGAATCAAACCGTGTTCGACTTTGACAGCTGTGTGGCACGTGGCAATCCAGTGATGGAGAGCTTTCCTCGGCAGTGTTCTATGAACGGACGGACTTATATCGAAGAGTTAGTGACTCCTTCAGATGGGACTGATAACCCGCGAATATCCGAGCCGCATGCCAATTCAATCGTGACGAGCCCGTTGACCGTGCGTGGACAGGCACCGGGCAGCTGGTTTTTTGAAGGTTCGTTTCCCGTCCAATTGTTGGGTGTAGACGGGAAAATACTCGCGAGTGGATTAGCAACAGCTGAAGGCGATTGGATGACAACGAGCCCTGTCCCCTTTATGGCGACGCTTTCCTTTCCGTCTCCACAGTCAGGATCGGGGACTCTGGTTCTCGAGCGAGACAACCCTTCAGGTCTTCCGGAAATGGCTACCAGCGTGAGCGTCCCGATACGATTTGAGTCGAAGAACTAA
- a CDS encoding M48 family metallopeptidase gives MKNRTIELGITTYAYTLRQSLRARRLRVSVSAGGVLAVSAPSWVSGRFIERFLREHAEWIGEQVQRFSQRVPNPFSQGGKREYAQHKETARTLAMARLVHFNQAYGYDYYQISIRNQKTRWGSCSKQGNLSFNYRIALLPPALADYVILHELCHLGAFDHSARFWSLVARTMPDFRERRRALRQLGAQQLS, from the coding sequence ATGAAGAATCGAACGATCGAATTGGGGATAACGACCTATGCCTACACACTTCGGCAAAGTCTGCGGGCGCGGCGATTGCGCGTTTCGGTCTCGGCTGGTGGGGTCCTCGCTGTCTCGGCTCCCTCGTGGGTGAGCGGCCGTTTCATCGAACGTTTCCTGCGGGAACATGCGGAGTGGATCGGGGAGCAGGTGCAGCGTTTCTCGCAACGTGTTCCGAATCCATTCTCACAAGGGGGGAAGCGCGAATATGCACAGCATAAGGAAACCGCCCGGACCTTGGCCATGGCCCGCCTGGTCCATTTCAATCAGGCCTATGGCTACGATTATTATCAGATCAGCATCCGCAACCAGAAGACGCGCTGGGGCAGCTGTTCGAAACAGGGGAATCTGTCATTCAATTATCGCATCGCGCTGTTACCGCCAGCGCTAGCAGACTATGTCATTCTCCACGAGCTCTGCCATCTCGGTGCCTTCGATCATTCGGCACGGTTTTGGTCGCTCGTCGCGCGGACGATGCCGGATTTCCGGGAGCGGCGACGCGCTCTGCGACAGCTCGGTGCCCAACAATTGTCCTAG
- a CDS encoding DUF1761 domain-containing protein, whose protein sequence is MEINYWAVLVCAVASMVIGAIWYGPLFGRKWMAINGANSDDIARREEMQKAAGPLYGVQFLLSLLQLYVLAQLIVWTGAESKAVWVAFFMWLGFVMPTVAGLSMWTAQPAKVKWATFLISSGYQFVSFFVFGFILGHWGA, encoded by the coding sequence ATGGAAATCAATTATTGGGCGGTGCTCGTGTGTGCGGTCGCGTCGATGGTCATCGGGGCGATCTGGTACGGGCCACTCTTCGGCCGGAAGTGGATGGCAATCAATGGTGCCAATTCGGACGATATCGCTCGTCGAGAGGAAATGCAGAAAGCTGCCGGTCCGCTCTATGGCGTTCAATTTCTTCTCTCGTTACTTCAATTGTACGTGTTGGCTCAGCTCATTGTCTGGACTGGAGCGGAATCGAAGGCGGTCTGGGTAGCGTTTTTCATGTGGCTCGGATTTGTCATGCCGACGGTCGCCGGACTTTCGATGTGGACAGCCCAACCAGCGAAGGTGAAATGGGCGACCTTCCTCATTTCGTCGGGCTATCAGTTCGTCTCCTTCTTCGTATTCGGTTTCATCCTCGGCCACTGGGGCGCATAG
- a CDS encoding DUF1428 domain-containing protein encodes MAAYVDGYVLSIPKKNRAAYKKMARDGAAAWMKFGAIEYRECRADDVAGQPGCSSFPKLAKSKPDEEVWFSFVVFRSKKDRNRINKQVMEYFTKKYDEKQMASMPFDMKRMAMGGFTVEVEA; translated from the coding sequence ATGGCAGCCTATGTAGACGGGTATGTGTTGTCGATTCCGAAGAAGAACCGGGCGGCCTACAAGAAGATGGCGCGCGATGGGGCGGCGGCGTGGATGAAGTTCGGCGCTATCGAGTATCGGGAGTGTCGCGCCGACGATGTAGCCGGGCAGCCAGGTTGTTCTTCGTTTCCGAAGTTGGCGAAGTCGAAGCCGGATGAGGAAGTGTGGTTCTCGTTCGTTGTCTTTCGCTCCAAGAAGGATCGAAACCGGATCAACAAACAGGTAATGGAGTACTTCACCAAAAAGTACGATGAGAAACAGATGGCGTCGATGCCGTTTGATATGAAGCGCATGGCAATGGGCGGGTTCACCGTCGAAGTCGAAGCCTGA